ATTCCTATCAATAAAAAAATTCGTCCAAAAGAGCTACCCTTCTTTGACCAAGCGAACAGCTTCATCGTGCCCTGGTATCACGAAGACATACGGTGCTACAGTCTAGGGCCTATCGATGGACCTCTGGTCTTGATGGTTCATGGTTGGGAATCCAACGCCGCTAGCCTATCTGGTATCGCAACCCCACTTGCTGAAGCAGGGTACCATACAGTACTACTCAATCTCCCTGCTCATGGCTACTCCAAACTCAAGCGTACCAACCTAAAGATGTGTAGCGAAGCACTACGGGAGGTTATTGAATTCTTGCAACCCACAGCTCCATTTTCTGTCGTAGCACATTCCTTTGGTTCGGCAGTCACGACCTATGCACTGTCCAAAACCCGTCACACTGTGGATCAACTGATTTTTCTCACGACTCCCGACAGAATCACTGATGTATTCCAAGAATTCGCAAATTTCATCGGGTTGAGCCCTCGGGCCTATGAGCAATTGCTCACCATCACCGAAAACCTCATCCAGGAGCCCATCGATCGGGTCAATGTCTCCACCCTAGGCAGTCTGATACAGCACGACGGTTTGCTCATCATACACGACCAATCTGACAGGATCATTCACATAGACAAAGCCCGATCGGTTCACGATGCTTGGGACAATGCTACACTAGAGATCATACAAAATACTGGACATTACAAGATGCTCTGGAATGAGGACGTCATTCGGACCATAGTGAACAAACTGCAACCTCTGAAAGCACAACCATCTCCGACACAGGGCATTGACGCCTAGACGACATAGTTAGCCGAATCATCGAGATTGCAAGCCAATCTTGGTCTGGATTTCATTTTTGACACGGTTTTTGGATTGTGGCACAGCACACCGCTAAAAGAAACAACATGAAAAAATTAGGATTAATTGCCCTCAGTCTATTGACAACTGCCACTATCTATGCACAAGAGATAACCTCCTACGACGCATATCAGATCAAAAACAATGTCTACATAGAAATCCTTGACATCAAGCGAGTGGAAAAATATGGATGGGACAATCTCGAAATCGAATACACTCTCAACAATGCGTCGGAGTATGATTTGCAAAAGGTAGACTTCTTGATCCATCTACTCGACAAAAATCAAGAGGAAATCGGCACGATGGAACTGTACACCTTTGATGTGCCAAAAAAAAGCAACAAAACATACAAAAACATCGAAGTGCTCTCACCCTTCGTAAATGAGAAATTCGACCACTACATCGTGGAGACAAAAAAATTAGACGTAATCACCGACCCCAAGGCGTCTGTTGTATCCATATCCTCTACTCAAGATATATCGCTCAAATAGTCCAACTATAGATTCGGCTGACCTTAAACCAGTCAGCCGAATTGCTTTATTTTCTTACTATGAGTTTCCACACCCCTATGACAGCTGACACAGCCCCTACAAACAACATGGCGTAGTACCAATTGGAACTGAGCGTATAGGATCCTCCGATCTCGTTGCGAACAATAGTACCTAGACTAGCATTGGGAGAATGAGTCATGGCCCAATAAATAAAAAATGCACCTATCACTATGTACAACA
The DNA window shown above is from Reichenbachiella sp. 5M10 and carries:
- a CDS encoding alpha/beta hydrolase, yielding MKKFIKPYFQVLSTLSPSLAGKQAFRLFQIPINKKIRPKELPFFDQANSFIVPWYHEDIRCYSLGPIDGPLVLMVHGWESNAASLSGIATPLAEAGYHTVLLNLPAHGYSKLKRTNLKMCSEALREVIEFLQPTAPFSVVAHSFGSAVTTYALSKTRHTVDQLIFLTTPDRITDVFQEFANFIGLSPRAYEQLLTITENLIQEPIDRVNVSTLGSLIQHDGLLIIHDQSDRIIHIDKARSVHDAWDNATLEIIQNTGHYKMLWNEDVIRTIVNKLQPLKAQPSPTQGIDA